GCTCATAATACGGAAGAGACTGCGAAATCAATCTGACGCCTTCTTCTGTGAATAATGACATCTGCAAATTAATTGTAACCTATGCAGCAGAGTGAAGGAACAGCTTTAGCTCACTAAGGCAGGGTAACCGTTATGTCCTACATGGTAAACAGATGAAAAGCAACATGCGGTAGAAAACATTGCTTTGTCTTCTTAACAAGAGAGGCACTGCAATAACGTATTCGCCTGCCTTAACCAGACGgcaacattcaattaaaatgtcctctcctgTACAGAAATTACATAATATTCgttatttggatttgcagctccttgtatttaCCATGATCATACAAATGAAAAATGCTGCATGTCCTGAGGCCAGTTCGTGGCTCCTATTAtattcattcttctgttgtttcccttaccttgtgggatcagttttgTTCTAGAACGTACAAGATATTTTCACACTGATTTTCCATTCAATGGTATTTGTTGTTTACTTTATTTGCGACTGATTACGAAAAATCCTTTTACTGTTTCATCTTCATACACTTTGGCACAATTATTGATATGAAACACACTCACAAGTATATCTTGCTGCTGGACCACAGAACCCTTTGATGTAGTAAATACAGTAAGACTGTATAGTTGCaccccaaaagaaaataatttgcagATGTGGTCCCCATTAGCCAGTGACATGGAAGCAACTAGATTGTAGGATCAGAGGAATTTGACTGTCTCTAGGTTTTCATATAGTTTTTCCACTACTATATTCCTTCCGTCTTTCAAGTTACTTCCCTTTTCAGCAAAGGAGAGTAATTTTTTCTACAAGTGGCTTCTATCTTGCCACTATCTTTCCCGCACTCAGACATGCTTCTACAGCTTtgtatttctcctctagccattcctgctttgctaTTTTGTGCTGTGTAAATCTTTTGACACCTGTAGcctgttgattgcttcattttttGCATCCGTTAAATTTAGCATATCCTGTGTTGTCCAAAATTTCTAATGGGCTTTGCATATTTTCCCacatcatcctctgctgccttcagtattttatCTGTCAAAGCTAACCATTCATCATCTGTTTctttatccctcccccccccccccccagctacagTCCACTGTTGCTTCATGAACCCTTTGAAACTCGTGAAAACCTCTACAGGTCTTTTAACTTATccaagtctcatctccttaatATACGATCTTTCTGCAATTTCGTCTTTTAATCTGCATTCACAGCCAAAAAATAATGGTAACAAACGAAAATGCTCTGGAATTATTATGCAATTTAAAATCGGGTTTCAAAATTTGTCCTAGCATTACATTATCTATAGACACCTTCTGGTATCTACATGTCTCTTCCATATGTACAATTTTTGTGATGCTTAAACCAATTATTGAAAATGATTAACTTGGGCTCTGCACAAAATTTTACCAGGTTTTATTCCTATCCCCCAGTCTACCTTCTTCtgcttttttcttctctttattttgcTGCTACTGAATTAGTGCCCCTTTACAGTTAAATTTTTCCATTTCCTTTAACTATGTGAATAACTATCTCATCACATATTATTTACAATCTGCCCATTTGCAGAACTAGTCAGCATTTAAACATTTACTACTAGAGTACATTTCAGTTTAtatgtatcttggctacaatattGTGTTCATTATGCTGCTCATAGTACCTTATGCATATCCTATTCATTTTTCTTTTTACATAAAGTAAGAAGAAGGCGACCACTCGCCTATATCTGACTGATGCATTTTGCATAGAAATATGTAACAGCAAACACTATTTGCACTAGCTTTGAGTTCCTGCTGTTTTTCTAGAGAAAGTACACACAGGCAACCACAATGACACCACGAGGCACAGTCCTGTGGCGAGACTAGCTATTGATTGATTTTTGAGAGCAGCTACCTGGGCAGATAAAGGTGGTGGGGGATACGGAAGGATTCACAAGGCATGGAGAGGTAGTCAGATAGTTTGAGGCAGGTCTTTAAACAGATAACTTAGCAGGTGCACAACAAGATGAAAGGGGTTCACAGAGAGTAGAGCACATGAGATGCAGAGAGGAAGATGAGGTGGGGGAAAAGGGAGAGAGGCAAGGGGGGAAGGAGgcgaggggggaaggaggaggaggggggaaggaggcgaggggggatggaggaggaggggggaaggaggcgaggggggatggaggaggaggggggaaggaggcgaggggggatggaggaggaggggggaaggaggcGGAGGTgggatggaggaggaggggggatggaggaggaggggggaaggaggaggggggggaaggaggaggaggggggaaggaggcGGAGAGGGGAAGGAGGCGGAGAGGGGAGGAGGCGGAGAGGGGAGGAGgcggagaggggaaggaggtggaggggggtggtggcggagaggggaaggaggtggaggggggagaaggCGGGGTggcaggaggcggggggggggcaggaggcggGGGGGGGCAGGAGGCGGGGGGGGCAGGAGgcggggggaggaggcggggggaggaggcgggggggcaggaggagggggggCACGAGGAGGGGGGCACGAGGAgggggggcaggaggaggggggaaggaggcGGTGGGGAGGAGGCGGGGGGGCAGGAGACGGTGGGGGGAAGGAGACGGTGGGGGGAAGGAGACAGTGGGGGGGAAGGAGACGGTGGGGGGGAAGGAGACAGTGGGGGGGAAGGAGACGGTGGGGGGGAAGGAGACGGTGGGGGGGAAGGAGACGGTGGGGGGGAAGGAGACGGTGGGGGGGAAGGAGACGGTGGGGGGGAAGGAGACGGTGGGGGGGAGGAGACGGGGGGCAGGAGGCGGGGGTGCAGGAGGTAGGGGGGGGCAAGAGGCGGGGGGGCAAGAGGCGTGGGGGCAAGAGGCGGGGGGGGCAAGAGGCGGGGGGGCAAGAGGCGGGGGGGCAAGAGGCGGGGGGGCAAGAGGCGGGGGGGCAAGAGGCGGGGGGGCACGAGGCGGGGGGGGGCAAGAGGCGGGGGGGCAAGAGGCGGGGGGGGCAAATGGCGGGGGGGCAAGAGGCGGGGGGGGGGCAAATGGCGGGGGGGGGCAAATGACGGGGCGGgcaagaggcgggggggggggggggggggggaagcgggggGGCAAATGGCGGGGGGGCAAGAGGCAGGGGGGCAAGAGGCGGGGGGGGGCAAGAGGGGGGGCAAAAGGCGGGGGGGCAAAAGGCGGGGGGGCAGGGGGCAGGAGGCGGGGGGCGGCAGGAGGCGGGGGGGCGGCAGGAGGCAGGGGGAAGAGGGCGGGGGGAAGAGGGCGGGaggaagggggcggggggaagggggcggggggaagggggcggggggaagggggcggggggaagggggcggggggaagggggcggggggaagggggcggggggaagggggcggggggaagtgggcggggggaagggggcggggggaagggggcggggggaagggggcggggggaagggggcggggggaagggggcggggggaagggggcggggggaagggggcggggggaagggggcggggggaagggggcggggggaagggggcgggggggaaggAGAAGGTGGCGGGGGGGTAAGGAGGCGGGGGGGTAAGGAGGCGGGGGGGTAAGGAGGCGGGGGGGGCAAGAGGCGGGGGGGCAAGAGGCGGGGGGgcaaaaggcgggggggggggggggcaaaaggcgGGGGGGGGCAAGAGGCGGGGGGGCAAAAGGCGGGGGGGCAAAAGGCGGGGGGGCAAAAGGCGGGGGGCAAAAGGCGGGGGGCAAAAGGCGGGGGGCAAAAGGCGGGGGGCAAAAGGCGGGGGGCAAAAGGCAGGGGGGCAAAAcgcggggggggggcagggggcaggAGGCGGGGGGGCGACAGGAGGcagggggaagggggcggggggaagggggcagGAGGCGGGGGGAGAAGGAGGCGGGGTGGAAGGAGGCGGGGTGGAAGGAGGCGGGGGGGGAAGGAGGCGGGGGGAAGGGGCTAATGGGGGAGAAGGGGGTGAGAGGTGGGTAGTGAGGGAGGAGGTGCTgagagaagggggaaggggggTGAGAGGTGGGTAGTGAGGGAGGAGGTGCTGAGAGAAGGGGGAAGAGTGTGAGGGTTGGAAAATAGGTGATGGGGGGTGAGGGGGAAGGAAATTTATGTGGGTGGTGGggttgagggggagggggagtgaagCCTCCATAGGTGGTGAGGGTGAGGCGGTGGGGGGTGGGAAGTGTCCGTGGGTGGTGGGGGCGAGGGGGAGGGAAGTGTCCGTGGGTGGTGGGGGCGAGGGGGAGGGAAGCGTCCATGGGTGCTGGGGGCGAGAGGGAGGGAAGCCTCCGTGGGTGCTGGGGGCGAGACGGAGGGAAGCCTCCGTGGGTGCTGGGGGCGAGACGGAGAAAAGCCTCCGTGGGTGCTGGGGGCGAGACGGAGGGAAGCCTCCGTGGGCAGTGGGGGCGAGAGGGAGGGAAGCCTCCGAGGGCAGTGGGGGCGCGAGTGAGGGAAGCCTCCGTGGGCAGTGGGGGCGCGAGTGAGGGAAGCCTCCGTGGGTGCTGGGGGCGCGAGTCAGGGAAGCCTCCGTGGGTGCTGGGGGCGCGAGTCAGGGAAGCCTCCGTGGGTGCTGGGGGGCGCGAGTGAGGGAAGCCTCCGTGGGTGCTGGGGGCGCGAGTGAGGGAAGCCTCCGTGGGTGCTGGGGGCGCGAGTGAGGGAAGCCTCCGTGGGTGCTGGGGGCGCCAGTGAGGGAAGCCTCCGTGGGTGCTGGGGGCGCCAGTGAGGGAAGCCTCCGTGGGTGCTGGGGGCGCCAGTGAGGGAAGCCTCCGTGGGTGCTGGGGGCGCGAGTGAGGGAAGCCTCCGTGGGTGCTGGCGGCGCGAGTGAGGGAAGCCTCCGTGGGTGCTGGGGGCGAGACGGAGGGAAGCCTCCGTGGGTGCTGGGGGCGCGAGTGAGGGAAGCCTCCGTGGGTGCTGGGGGCGCGAGTGAGGGAAGCCTCCGTGGGTGCTGGTGGCGCGAGTGTGGGAAGCCTCCGTGGGTGCTGGTGGCGCGAGTGTGGGAAGCCTCCGTGGGTGCTGGTGGCGCGAGTGTGGGAAGCCTCCGTGGGTGCTGGTGGCGCGAGTGTGGGAAGCCTCCGTGGGTGCTGGGGGCGCGAGTGTGGGAAGCCTCCGTGGGTGCTGGGGGCGCGAGTGTGGGAAGCCTCCGTGGGTGCTGGGGGCGCGAGTGAGGGAAGCCTCCGTGGGTGCTGGGGGCGCGAGTGAGGGAAGCCTCCGTGGGTGGTGCGGGCGAGGGGGCGGGAAGCCTCCGTGGGTGGTGCGGGCGAGGGGGCGGGAAGCCTCCGTGGGTGGTGCGGGCGAGGGGGCGGGAAGCCTCCGTGGGTGGTGCGGGCGAGGGGGCGGGAAGCCTCCGTGGGTGGTGCGGGCAGGGGGCGGGAAGCCTCCGTGGGTGGTGCGGGCGAGGGGGCGGGAAGCCTCCGTGGGTGGTGCGGGCGAGGGGGCGGGAAGCCTCCGTGGGTGGTGCGGGCAAGGGGGCGGGAAGCCTCCGTGGGTGGTGCGGGCGAGGGGGCGGGAAGCCTCCGTGGGTGGTGCGGGCGAGGGGGCGGGAAGCCTCCGTGGGTGGTGCGGGCGAGGGGGCGGGAAGCCTCCGTGGGTGGTGCGGGCGAGGGGGCGGGAAGCCTCCGTGGGTGGTGCGGGCGAGGGGGCGGGAAGCCTCCGTGGGTGGTGCGGGCGAGGGGGCGGGAAGCCTCCGTGGGTGGTGCGGGCGAGGGGGCGGGAAGCCTCCGTGGGTGGTGCGGGCGAGGGGGCGGGAAGCCTCCGTGGGTGGTGCGGGCGAGGGGGCGGGAAGCCTCCGTGGGTGGTGCGGGCGAGGGGGCGGGAAGCCTCCGTGGGTGGTGCGGGCGAGGGGGCGGGAAGCCTCCGTGGGTGGTGCGGGCGAGGGGGGCGGGAAGCCTCCGTGGGTGGTGCGGGCGAGGGGGGCGGGAAGCCTCCGTGGGTGGTGCGGGCGAGGGGGCGGGAAGCCTCCGTGGGTGGTGCGGGCGAGGGGGCGGGAAGCCTCCGTGGGTGGTGCGGGCGAGGGGGCGGGAAGCCTCCGTGGGTGGTGCGGGCGAGGGGGCGGGAAGCCTCCGTGGGTGGTGCGGGCGAGGGGGCGGGAAGCCTCCGTGGGTGGTGCGGGCGAGGGGGCGGGAAGCCTCCGTGGGTGGTGCGGGCGAGGGGGCGGGAAGCCTCCGTGGGTGGTGCGGTTGAGGGCGAGGGTAGCCTCCGTGGGTGGTGCGGTTGAGGGCGAGGGTAGCCTCCGTGGGTGGTGCGGTTGAGGGCGAGGGTAGCCTCCGTGGGTGGTGCGGTTGAGGGCGAGGGTAGCCTCCGTGGGTGGTGCGGTTGTGGGGGAGGGTAGCCTCCGTGGGTGGTGGGGGTGAGGGTGTGGGAAGCCTCTGTgggtggtgggggtgagggcgTGGGAAGCCTCTGTgggtggtgggggtgagggcgTGGGAAGCCTCTGTgggtggtgggggtgagggcgtgggaagcctccgtgggtggtgggggtgagggcgtgggaagcctccgtgggtggtgggggtgagggcgTGGGAAGCCTCTGTGGGTGGTGGGGGGTGAGGGCGTGGGAAGCCTCTGTgggtggtgggggtgagggcgTGGGAAGCCTCTGTgggtggtgggggtgagggcgTGGGAAGCCTCTGTgggtggtgggggtgagggcgTGGGAAGCCTCTGTgggtggtgggggtgagggcgTGGGAAGCCTCTGTgggtggtgggggtgagggcgTGGGAAGCCTCTGTgggtggtgggggtgagggcgTGGGAAGCCTCTGTgggtggtgggggtgagggcgTGGGAAGCCTCTGTgggtggtgggggtgagggcgTGGGAAGCCTCTGTTGTGGTGGGGGTGAGGTCGTGGGAAGCCTCCGTTGTGGTGGGGGTGAGGTCGTGGGAAGCCTCCGTTGTGGTGGGGGTGAGGTCGTGGGAAGCCTCCGTTGTGGTGGGGGTGAGGTTGTGGGAAGCCTCCGTTGTGGTGGGGGTGAGGGCGTTGAAagccttggtggtggtggtggtgggggtgaggGGAAGGGAAGCCTGCGTGGGTGGTGGTGGTTGGGAGGAGGGAAGCCTGCATGGCTggtgagggtgagggggagggaaaCCTGAGTGGGTGGGGGATTGGACAGGAGAGGGGGAGAATGTAAGGAGAAGAGAGTGCACAACCTACTGGAATGGAAAGAGTGGTGTGTAAAGAACAGAAGAGAAAATATAACGTGAGGCCAGAAGGCGACAGGTTAGCAAAGGTTTAGGTCACATGAATTACAGGAGTCCAGGTAATGATGGAGAGAGTATTCCCACgtgcatagttcagagaaactagTGCTAGAAGTGAGTATCCAAGAAACTCACATAGTGAAGTATCTGCTGCAAATCGTGCTCTGCTTTCTCCcaacactcacccccccccccctgctccccccccccccccccccccccgcttcctccCCACTAGGCCTCCACCTCCCTACCCTCCATACAGACTATCTCCCCCACATTTTCCATGCCTCTCCCTCCTCATTTgcaccttcccctcctttcctggcCTACTATGTCCCTTTCTCCATCCCCTATGTGCTTCCCCTCCTGAATTCCTCGTCCTTGTTGTGCAGTTGCCGAGTCATCTGATGAAAGACCTAGGTCACACTATCCCGTTCGACTACACCCTCTTGCCTTGAGCAtccttccctctctcctccccATTTCCATCCATCCAAGCAACTGCTCTCAGTACTCAGTAATCAGTCTCACTGCAATGACATGAGTATGGGTGTgcctctcttgtgtgtgtgtgtgtgtgtgtgtgtgtgtgtgtgtgtgtgtaaacacgtTTGCTAGAAATAGTTCAAAAGCTTGAAAACTAGtgtaaatattgttttctgttagTGTTTCTATGTGCTACGCATTGGTCCAGTATATCTGAGCAATTATCTTTCTCTTATCTTATTTATTATTCCACCCAGGCATTTCCATTATAGTtattaatttctctttttcaattCTCTTACCCACCTCAAAGCCACACACTGACCAAAAGAATACCAGTTCTGTTTCTTCTGATGATAAAATTCTGCTATGTATTCCGTGCTGGGATATCCAAATAGGTAATTATTTTACCCAGGAGGGTGACATCACCCTTAAGCCATACAGTACAGCACCATGTTCTCAGAAAATATAACAGCCGTAGTGTCCCATTACTTTCCAACATTAGTTTTTAGAAATGCAAAAGTATAAGCCTAAGAATGAATGTTCACTGGATGTTTCACCGGTCATTAGTATTTACAGCCATGGTTGATTTTCATTTCCGTTTGTTTAAACTAACTCCGTCAGGCCACAAAGCTTTATATTCTGTAGATAGTTGTACACAGTGGCAGTCAGCTTTTATATATTGACACCTTTTCCTGTCATTGCATGCAGGAATAAAGGTTGAAGTATCACTAACAAGTAGTGAACAACATTGTAGAAAGAGTTCCGGGAGTTTcatacatttttaaagttttatctaattcAAAATAGAAACCCAAGAACAATAATACTGCTGTATAAGAGCGAGGGAATGTCTATTTACCTCTTGCTGTACCCGAGTAATTGAAAAATACACAACATTAAACTGTAGTTCAATTTTTAGCTTCTGCGACTTGTGAGCAGTTATTTCATCAATCAACTTGACATATAAGAAACAGAAACATACATTGCACAGTTGATGAAGGGAAGAAATTGTCATTCCAAACCTTGGATTAACAAACATGGAATTTGGAGGCAGGATGCTGGTAGTAACAATCGGTTAGCTGTGTACTACACAGTAGTGgaatattacaacaaaaacatttcattatttttcttagaaaataaatattaaaagaaaatattgtactTCATGACTAGAATTATTAGTTAGCAATGGAACTATTTGTACAAACACTGGTAATTGTATCTTATTTTTCTGTTTGTCACGCCATAGTCAACATATGTGCAGGTGATGTAATTTATAATCagtaatataaaatttttattttcctgaATGCTGTAGTTTCTGTCTGTCCACCACATCCGTAGGTAGAGACAGAGATCAGTCAGTGTATCTGAAAATATATATTGCCATTCTGATTTCCACCTTTTAGCGCCTTCAGCCTCATGCCAGatataaaatattatgtaattttcaTACCAAGATCGAGTTAGCTGTTTATAAAAGGCAACCACATAGTTTAAGAGTGACATCAGCagacactgttgcagaaaaaaagAGTGTACCACAATAATGAATTACTACTAAATGTTTCTTCCTTTCATTTGTGCACTGTCCAGAATGCACAGTCTATATCAGCGTAGTGAATAGGTCTTTATGTTTGTCAGTTTATTTTGGACAATTctcatttaaatttaaattttttctcaGCATGGAAAGTAAGTCAAATAATATTCTCAGTGTGTGCacagagctaccccaaaatatgtaCCACAGGAGTTAAtggtgaaaataaataaacaagccTTAATGTTTCAGTGTGACAGTCAACAGAGATTATTCTTACGAAGAAGAAGATAAGAGCATTCAAATTCTGCACAAGATACTGAATGTGATACTTCCAAGAAAGTTTTTCATCTACCTCAGCAGaactaagaatttaaaatggtcaGTTTCACAGATTGTTTGACCACATCGAGATAGTAAAATTTCACTCTTAGAATAGTTCCATGACAAATTATATCCACTGTGTTTTGTTGCAGTTAAGCTTTAATTTGGCTTCTGAAAGCCCCACGTGATATAATCAACTACCCTATTAGCTCGATCATTTACTTTCCCTTTTGTGACTTTCTCAACACTTGTGCACCTGCAAAGGGAAAATTTTTTGAGTCAACCTGTTATGTTCAGTCACAGTTCATCGATATACACCAAGAAGCGCAATAACCTCAGAACATAAACATATGGCAACCCACACTTCACATGATCTCAATCTTAATGAGATTTTGAGACTGAAGGGCAACATCTGCTTTCTACTTTCCAGATATGAAGTGAGCTTTGGTAAGCTTTCTccacaatcctgtaatgttccaaCTTGTGCAAAAATACTtcatggtccacacagtcaaatgctgttGTTAAACCAAACAAAATACCTACTGCCCTTAACTTAATGTTTAGGCTTGTTAGTGTCTTCCTTGAGATTGCAGTACTGGAAGACGATATAGTGAACATCTTGTTTGCCACTATCAGCCAACAAAATCTTAGCATCCATAAAAAACTACACCTCCAGCTGTGTAACATTTAATCATTTTTGTTATGCTTTTCATTGCACCT
This sequence is a window from Schistocerca americana isolate TAMUIC-IGC-003095 chromosome 4, iqSchAmer2.1, whole genome shotgun sequence. Protein-coding genes within it:
- the LOC124613535 gene encoding circumsporozoite protein-like, which gives rise to MWVVGLRGRGSEASIGGEGEAVGGGKCPWVVGARGREVSVGGGGEGEGSVHGCWGREGGKPPWVLGARRREASVGAGGETEKSLRGCWGRDGGKPPWAVGARGREASEGSGGASEGSLRGQWGRE
- the LOC124613536 gene encoding basic proline-rich protein-like, producing MQASLLPTTTTHAGFPSPHPHHHHHQGFQRPHPHHNGGFPQPHPHHNGGFPRPHPHHNGGFPRPHPHHNGGFPRPHPHHNRGFPRPHPHHPQRLPTPSPPPPTEASHALTPTTHRGFPRPHPHHPQRLPTPSPPPPTEASHALTPTTHRGFPRPHPHHPQRLPTPSPPPPTEASHALTPHHPQRLPTPSPPPPTEASHALTPTTHGGFPRPHPHHPQRLPTPSPPPPTEASHALTPTTHRGFPHPHPHHPRRLPSPTTAPPTEATLALNRTTHGGYPRPQPHHPRRLPSPSTAPPTEATLALNRTTHGGFPPPRPHHPRRLPAPSPAPPTEASRPLARTTHGGFPPPRPHHPRRLPAPSPAPPTEASRPLARTTHGGFPPPRPHHPRRLPAPLARTTHGGFPPPSPAPPTEASRPLARTTHGGFPPPRPHHPRRLPAPSPAPPTEASRPLARTTHGGFPPPRPHHPRRLPAPSPAPPTEASRPLARTTHGGFPPPRPHHPRRLPAPSPAPPTEASRPLARTTHGGFPPPRPHHPRRLPAPLPAPPTEASRPLARTTHGGFPPPRPHHPRRLPAPCPHHPRRLPAPSPAPPTEASRPLARTTHGGFPPPRPHHPRRLPAPSPAPPTEASLTRAPSTHGGFPHSRPQHPRRLPTLAPPAPTEASHTRAPSTHGGFPHSRHQHPRRLPTLAPPAPTEASHTRATSTHGGFPHSRHQHPRRLPSLAPPAPTEASLTRAPSTHGGFPPSRPQHPRRLPSLAPPAPTEASLTRAPSTHGGFPHWRPQHPRRLPSLAPPAPTEASLTGAPSTHGGFPHSRPQHPRRLPSLAPPAPTEASLTRAPQHPRRLP